From the Coffea eugenioides isolate CCC68of chromosome 1, Ceug_1.0, whole genome shotgun sequence genome, the window CAATAGAATGCGCTCTTAAGTTTATGATAGGTAACCAAAATACCAGAGTGCCCCCCAAAGGAGTTGGAGTGCCAAAGTTCTATCAGTTCCCTCCTGAGTGCCGTATCACCTCCCATGACCAACTTTCCCTTTCTGCGCAGCTGCTGATGGTCCCAACTGTAATGCCTGAGTTTAGATGTGTCTCCGGAAGAAAGTTGCTTAAGAAGCTCCTGAACCTTAGGATCATTTTCCCACGATTGCTGAGCCTTAGCTAGAAAATCAGTGCTGACCCCTATAAGAGCTTGGAGAGTTGCGGCTGGATGCGGTTGCAGTGACAAAGCATCTACTGTAATATTCCCAACACCATTCTTGTACTGTACTTCGTAATCGTACCCCATGAGTTTAGCCACCCATTTCTGTTGGCTAGGAGTAGAGATTTTCTGATCCATCAAGTATTTAAGACTCTGATGATCCGTCTTGATAATGAAATGTCCCCCCAGCAGATACGGCCGTCACTTCTGCACTGCATTTACCACAGCAAGCATTTCTTTCTCATAAACTGACATCCCTTTGATATTGAGCTGCTAGTGCCTTGCTAAAAAATGCAATGGGTCTGCCCTGTTGCAAAAGGACCGCACCAATACCATTGTTAGATGCATCCGTTTCTACTATGAATTCTCTTGAAAAATTCGGGAGAGCCAGTACAGGTGGAAAAAACATAGCAGACTTGAGCAGATTGAAAGATACGGTTACTCCAGCATGCCATTGAAAAGCATTTTTCTTTAGTAAATCAGTCAAGGGACGCGCCAACCTGCCATAGTCCTTAATAAACCTGCGGTAGTGACCAGTTAACCCCAGAAAACCTCTCAACCCCTTAATATTCACGAGTGTAAGCCATTGTTAAATGCAAGCAATCTTCTGAGGATCCGCACTAACTCCTTTATCTGAAATTAGGTGCCCCAAATATTCGATCTGGTTAGTAGCAAATGAACATTTGCTCCTCTTCACTTTGAGCTGATGATGGACCAGAGTGTCGAACACCATTGTCAAATGTTCCAAGTGTTCCCCCCAGGACTTGCTGTAGATTAGAATGTCGTCAAAGAACACTAACAAGAACTTCCTAAAAAAAAGGCCTAAAAACGTCATTCATGAGACTCTGAAATATAGATGGGGCGTTAGTcaacccaaatggcattaccATGAACTCGTAATGTCCATCATGGGTCCGAAACGCGGTCTTAGGAACGTCATCCGAATGCATTCGGATTTGGTGGTACCCTGCTCGTAGATCAAGTTTAGTAAAGATAACAACTCCAAATAACTCGTCTAACAACTCTTCGATGAGGGGTATGGGAAATTTGTCCTTAATAGTAGCCTTGTTCAACTCCCTATAGTCTATACACATTCTACATGTGCCATCCTTTTTCTTGACTAAGACAACTAGAGAAGAGAAAGGACTGTTACTAGGTCTGATAATTCCACTGCTCAACATCTCTATCACCAATTTCTCAATTTCTCCTTTCTGGAATGCTGGGTACCGGTATGATCTAACATTGATAGGTGGCGCTCCTTCCTTGAGGTATATTCTATGGTCATGCGTTCTCGCAGGGGGTAATTCTACGAGCTCTTCAAACACTTCGTTGTAGTTAAGCAAAATCAGTTCAAGCTGAGATTGATAGTGAGTTACCTCCGCATCCGCTTCCGCCCTTAAGCAGCTCGGACTAACCTCCTGTGCGTCCATTTGTTTAGCAGAGATGAAGCAGAGCTGAGCCGAGTCAATCTGTTCGGGTTTGCTCAAAAGCTTTTGCATCTGCCTCTTGGGAATCAACTGAGTTCCTTGCTGTTTGAAGCCTCTTAATGCCACTTTGTTGCCTCTGTGTGTGAACTCCATATTTAGCTCCGCAAAATTTCACTTGACATCCCCTAACGTGGAAAGCCACTGCATCCCCAGAACTACTTCACAGCCCCCCACCGGTAGGACCAACATATCCCCTTCAGAATCTCGCCCATGCATCTTCCACCTGAATTGGGGGCACAGGTGTGTGGTCGTAAGAGAGTTGCCATCCGCTACCACTACCTTCACAAGATCAATCTGCGTTGTCTTAAGCCCAAGCTTTTTCACCACTTCTGGATGCAAAAAATTGTGAGAACTTCCGCAATCAATAAGAATACTAAAGGTCTTCTTACCAACACTGCCATGCACTCGCATAGTGCTAAAATTGGGGACCTTCAGACTACTCATTGCATTTGCTGATATTTGTGCCAGGTCACTCTCCATCATTGGtccctcttcttcttcctcatgATCTGTCTCCTCTGATGATTCTTCCAACTCTTCAACATACTCGATTCGATATAGCTGCCTTCTCTTACACTGATGGCTGGGGTCATACTTCTCATTACACCAATAACACAACCTCTTGGCTCTCCTCTCGTCTATCTCCGACGTACTTAAGAATCGAGATGGCTTTTTCTGCTCTTCATTCCTTCCTCCAAGCCTAGGTAGCAGGGGAAGATCGCTGGTACTGGTATTTCCTTGATAGCTGAAGCTGCCATTGCCACCCTTGGAGTAAGGACCAGAGAACTTCGATGGTCCGTTGTATCTACCTTGCCTTATCGAATTCTATGTTTTTGCTTCCTCTATTTTTGCTAATCCAACGGCGTGTTGTAGGTCTCGAGGTGTGAACATCCTTACAGCCAGCTGAATTTCCTCCTTCAATCCTCTTATGAAGCAGCTGACTGCGTAGGATTCGGGGATGTCCACTCTGTTTAGCAATTCCTCGAACACGTCTTGGTATTCCCGCACTGACCTCGTCTGTCTTAAGTCTTTCAGATCTCCCATGGGATCTCCCCAAACCTCGATCCCAATGCTTTCACGTACTCATCCCATGCTGGTGGATCTCTAGAAATTCTGGCTTTCAT encodes:
- the LOC113773068 gene encoding uncharacterized protein LOC113773068 yields the protein MEFTHRGNKVALRGFKQQGTQLIPKRQMQKLLSKPEQIDSAQLCFISAKQMDAQEVSPSCLRAEADAEVTHYQSQLELILLNYNEVFEELVELPPARTHDHRIYLKEGAPPINVRSYRYPAFQKGEIEKLVIEMLSSGIIRPSNSPFSSLVVLVKKKDGTCRMCIDYRELNKATIKDKFPIPLIEELLDELFGVVIFTKLDLRAGYHQIRMHSDDVPKTAFRTHDGHYEFMQVLGGTLGTFDNGVRHSGPSSAQSEEEQMFIKDYGRLARPLTDLLKKNAFQWHAGVTVSFNLLKSAMFFPPVLALPNFSREFIVETDASNNGIGAVLLQQGRPIAFFSKALAAQYQRDVSL